The region CCGAGGTCGTCGACCGGGTCGCCAGCGCGTTGCGCTACCTGGCCAGGCACGCTCGAGACCAGGCCGCAGTCCACGGGTCGGCGCTGCTACGGGTCATGCTCGTCTCCGACACCCACCTGCACCCGGACGTGCAACCCTACGCCGTGCGCGAGGCCGCGCCCTACACCTTCCCCGGTTTCGAGCGCTACCGCGTCGCCCTGGACACCCCCGCCCAGGGTGGGGCCCGGCCGGTGGGCACCCGGTTCAGCCGCCTGGCCTACGGAGAATCCCACGCCCATCTCGACGACCTGGCCGATGACGGCCTGTCTTTGACCCGTGCGACGGCCCGGCTCGTCGACGATCTGTTTCAGACCTACGGCCTGCCGCAGAACCGGCAGATCCGCCAGGACGGCACCGTCAACGAACACGCCTGGGGCGAGCATTGGACATCGATCAAGAGATGGGTCAGTGCGGCCGACATCCCCGTGGCGGCCGCATAGGCCGCTCCATCGGCCCGCTATATTGCGCCATGCATGGACCGATCCCTTCCTCTCTCAGCCCTCGCCCTACCCCTGCGGCGGGGAGGTAGGGCCGCTCAAGGCCAGGCGGCGCTCGCGGCGCAGCTGCACCGTCCCGTACGGGGTCATGTTCGTGGTGAACAACGGGGTCAGGCCGCGCCAGTCTATGTCGGTGAGCACGTCGGCCCACTCCGGCTCGACGGCGGCGTCTTGAATCATCAGCGTGTTGATGTAGCCGAGACCGCTCTGCAAGATCATGAGGCAGAGCATGGCCAGCTCCTGCTCTTCACGCCGGTTGGAAGCCAGCTCCCCGCGCTTGCCGAACCGGATGTAGTCGTTGACCCCGTTGTAGTTCTCCACCACGTTCAGCCCGGACTCGGTCTCATACTGAAGATCCCGGTCGGAGCGATTGGTCCTGGGCCGGTACCGTGCTTGGGCTTTCAGCAGGTCATGATCCCCATCCTGCGACACAATCAGCGATTGGATAGGGCCAAGCGAGGCATGGACTCGTTCTCGGCAGCCCGCTGCGCTGGCGCCGGCTTCCTACCAAGCGCTCCTAAAGCTCTCCGAGTCTGATGGAGGAACATCCATCGCCGAGATTCCAGTCGCGGACCTGCGACATTCCGCGCAGATCCGCGACTGCCATCAAAGCGAACCTTTCCGGCCTAACCGCAGCGAGTCAGCTTGAGCGTTCACTGGTTCCGGTGGGCACGCTGGCCAGCCGTCGTCTCCGCGCTGTTCCCCGACCCTTTGGCGCTCGTCGGGATGGTGATCAGGGCGGCGGTGGATTCGGCGGCGGCTTTAGCCACCTCCGGGAAAACGGTGGTGTAGGTGTCGCGGGTGAAGGTGGAGGAGACGTGGCCGAGGGTCTCCTGGACGACTTTCAGCTCCACGCCGGCGGCGAGCATGAGGGAGGCGGCGCCGTGGCGGAGGTCGTGCAGCCGAAGCGGCGGAAGGTCGGCTTCGTAGCACATCCAGGAGAACTGGTCGGTGACGTGCTGCGGGTGCAGCGGCCTACCGTACTCGTCGGTGAAGACGAATCCGCTGTCCGTCCAATCCTCGCCCGCTTTGAGGCGTTCTTTCGCCTGCCGCCTGCGATGCTCTTTCAGGATCGTGAGTGTCTCGGCGTCGAGGGCGATGACGCGGTCGCTGGCGTCGGTCTTCGGTTTGCCCTGGACCGGGGTCCAGCCGAGCTGGGTGATCTGCCAGTTCACCGCGATCGTTGCCGCGGTGAAGCTCACCTCCGGCCAGCGCAGCCCGACGGCCTCGCCCCGGCGGAGCCCCCGCAACGCGATCAGCCGGTACAACGCGTACAGCCGGTGGCGGCGCGCGTAGGC is a window of Microbispora sp. NBC_01189 DNA encoding:
- a CDS encoding Tn3 family transposase, coding for MSQDGDHDLLKAQARYRPRTNRSDRDLQYETESGLNVVENYNGVNDYIRFGKRGELASNRREEQELAMLCLMILQSGLGYINTLMIQDAAVEPEWADVLTDIDWRGLTPLFTTNMTPYGTVQLRRERRLALSGPTSPPQG